Proteins from one Chitinophaga oryzae genomic window:
- a CDS encoding ligand-binding sensor domain-containing protein translates to MNKILLNILLFPVLLSTVGHAVYAQNGTGIPAVINYTKFDYHSGSQNWDIGQDKQKVMYFANNEGLLRFDGSHWKLYPLPNNTVIWCLAISDDGKIYVGGQDEIGYFSSGQNGILTYTSIKDKIPPPHQRFADVWHIAVLGKRIFFQAHDRIFEYNGQSVHVHQPNSQWTFMARAGDRIYAADRATGMLQLNDTRWEPVNDGKKLAGVLIAGMFQMRKDSIFIVTRTNGTFLLQNGTISLQHNNPQHDLYINSATKINDDEFVMATAAGGCLVANIRHNGLQRFSDEQGLQNNNTLSVFMDADKNLWTGLNSGISYINYNSAIRYLQIGKANNLSAYSTRIFHNRLYVGTSNGLYSAALADNNNLHVTKNDFARVANTENREAWNLREVNGRLVLGNDIGIYDVQGNDAQLISGGEGCWYFLPLSSVFPVQDVVVGTYNGLKRLRYENSRFQDAGKIAGVPDSYRFLALDNNGDIWASHPYRGIYRFTLSEDKKKYTARLYTTNDGLPSALNNFVFKIKNQVLFATTNGLYEFSAQSNRFVPSGFLSAVFGKMKMRYLTEDDEGNVWFCNEKGTGVVHFSPADGVSAPTVTYFPELAGQLLSRFENIYPYNRENIFIGSENGLIHLDYKKYTAVKPRVTVLLGMVKTAGKADSTIFGGYHGPLTGNIPSLSAAYNAFHFEYSAPAYESHKHMEYSYQLEGYDREWSSWDRKTEKDYTNLSNGTYTFKVKARDQQQQESAVVSYTFVIRAPWYKTVWAILGYLALFAGLVYLIQKRQKHKLLVQRRKFEEEQKRLNYIHHLELEKNEKEIIKLQNEKLAQEVLLQKKELANTSMHLMEKADTLTKIKEKVSRLNSEEDIKSITDLIRDTEKINANWDVFAAHFDELNDGFLNKLKKQYPQLTKTDLKMCTYIKLNLTTKEVSQLLNITVRGVEVSRYRIRKKIGLPTEQSLSQFLNQI, encoded by the coding sequence ATGAATAAGATTCTGCTTAACATCCTGTTGTTTCCGGTGCTGTTGTCAACTGTCGGTCACGCTGTTTATGCACAAAACGGGACCGGCATTCCTGCCGTTATCAACTACACCAAATTTGATTATCACAGCGGCAGCCAGAACTGGGACATCGGTCAGGACAAGCAGAAAGTCATGTATTTTGCCAATAATGAGGGTTTGTTACGTTTCGATGGCAGTCACTGGAAATTGTATCCGCTGCCTAATAATACGGTGATATGGTGCCTCGCCATCAGCGACGACGGGAAAATATACGTGGGCGGCCAGGATGAAATAGGGTATTTCTCTTCCGGACAGAATGGCATTTTGACCTACACCTCCATCAAAGACAAAATTCCACCGCCGCATCAACGGTTTGCAGACGTGTGGCATATCGCCGTCCTGGGCAAGCGGATCTTCTTCCAGGCCCACGACAGGATCTTTGAGTATAACGGTCAGTCCGTCCATGTGCACCAGCCTAACTCTCAATGGACTTTTATGGCGCGTGCCGGTGACCGGATCTATGCCGCCGACCGTGCCACTGGCATGCTTCAACTGAATGATACCCGGTGGGAGCCTGTGAATGATGGTAAAAAGCTGGCAGGTGTGCTTATCGCCGGCATGTTCCAAATGAGAAAAGATAGTATTTTCATCGTCACCAGGACAAATGGAACATTTTTATTACAAAATGGCACCATCTCCCTCCAACACAACAATCCACAACACGATCTCTATATCAACTCCGCCACTAAAATAAATGACGATGAATTTGTCATGGCCACCGCTGCTGGCGGTTGCCTTGTGGCCAATATCAGGCACAACGGGCTACAACGTTTCTCTGATGAACAGGGCCTGCAAAATAATAATACGCTGAGCGTTTTTATGGACGCCGACAAAAACCTGTGGACAGGCCTTAACAGCGGTATCAGTTATATCAATTATAATTCAGCCATCCGGTACCTGCAGATTGGCAAAGCCAATAACCTGTCCGCGTATTCCACACGTATTTTCCACAACAGGCTGTATGTGGGCACTTCCAACGGGTTATACAGCGCCGCACTGGCTGATAATAATAACCTTCATGTCACGAAAAACGACTTTGCGCGTGTCGCCAACACAGAAAACCGTGAAGCATGGAACCTTCGTGAAGTCAACGGACGCCTGGTGCTCGGCAATGACATCGGTATTTATGACGTGCAGGGTAACGATGCGCAGCTGATTTCCGGCGGCGAAGGTTGCTGGTATTTCCTGCCCTTGTCATCCGTGTTTCCGGTACAGGACGTCGTGGTAGGCACTTACAACGGCCTCAAAAGGCTCCGCTATGAAAACAGCCGCTTCCAGGACGCCGGTAAAATAGCGGGCGTTCCCGACTCTTACCGCTTTCTGGCCCTCGACAACAACGGGGATATCTGGGCCTCCCATCCCTACCGGGGTATTTATCGTTTCACCTTATCGGAGGACAAAAAAAAATACACCGCCCGCCTTTACACTACGAATGACGGCCTGCCATCGGCGTTAAACAACTTTGTTTTCAAAATAAAAAACCAGGTCCTTTTTGCGACCACCAACGGACTTTACGAGTTTAGCGCCCAAAGCAACCGGTTCGTTCCTTCCGGCTTCCTGTCTGCCGTTTTCGGGAAGATGAAAATGCGGTACCTCACTGAAGACGATGAAGGGAACGTATGGTTCTGCAACGAAAAAGGAACAGGCGTAGTGCATTTTTCGCCGGCAGATGGCGTCAGCGCGCCCACCGTCACCTACTTTCCTGAACTGGCTGGCCAGCTCCTTTCAAGGTTTGAGAACATCTACCCCTATAACCGGGAAAATATCTTTATCGGCTCAGAAAACGGGTTGATACATCTTGATTATAAAAAATATACCGCAGTCAAGCCCCGTGTGACCGTCCTCCTGGGAATGGTCAAAACCGCCGGCAAGGCAGACAGCACTATCTTTGGCGGCTATCATGGTCCGCTTACCGGTAATATACCATCCTTGTCCGCCGCCTACAACGCTTTTCATTTCGAATACAGCGCACCGGCGTATGAATCCCACAAACACATGGAGTACAGCTACCAGCTGGAAGGATACGACCGCGAATGGTCTTCCTGGGACCGTAAAACGGAAAAGGACTATACCAACCTCTCCAACGGTACCTATACCTTCAAAGTAAAAGCCCGCGACCAGCAACAGCAGGAGTCAGCAGTGGTGTCTTACACCTTTGTCATAAGAGCCCCATGGTATAAGACCGTCTGGGCCATCCTTGGCTACCTGGCCCTTTTTGCCGGCCTGGTATACCTGATACAAAAACGCCAGAAGCATAAACTGCTCGTGCAACGGCGAAAATTTGAGGAAGAGCAGAAAAGGCTCAATTACATCCATCACCTCGAGCTGGAGAAGAACGAAAAAGAAATCATCAAGCTTCAAAATGAAAAGTTAGCTCAGGAGGTACTGTTGCAGAAAAAAGAACTGGCCAATACCAGCATGCACCTGATGGAAAAAGCGGACACGCTCACGAAGATCAAAGAAAAAGTATCACGGCTCAACAGCGAAGAAGATATTAAAAGCATTACAGACCTGATCAGGGATACCG